The following proteins are co-located in the Vigna unguiculata cultivar IT97K-499-35 chromosome 9, ASM411807v1, whole genome shotgun sequence genome:
- the LOC114164390 gene encoding phosphatidate phosphatase PAH1-like isoform X5, which yields MQTVGRILSQGVYTVSGPFHPFGGAVDIVVVEQKDGSFKSSPWYVRFGKFQGVLKSREKVVDICVNGVPAGFQMHLDHKGEAYFLREVVAQEEDNLILPPSPVNDKDDYSRRSKSCDYDGEGAVKTTSRRSRILGFVFGRRSLKQREGNGEAIGSRVGSLERAEIAANLLDLKWSTNLSGEQGQKVLANSSGDGNVVVEDDELKEEACFARECDLNGKEVVYDIAESDVQVACVKVKFVEKELNGEVSGVSAVDASGDNSNDISKNDVSADGVCRETPETSKLGVSCSSEQAQEVMYLAGAEECEEVRVHVHDEVLHRTTVLLSEGTEAVEVIEKTDLGMPVLGISEFHSGVKQIDCLDSGDIMYNEVDIEEQSVSTTSQTVKISVGHFSGEKVEPNCVIKPSSYSTPDDKAISENMKDKDSFSSLSTPLDPVDDCLPRKASRRSPSQSSEDERFLFSDLDESAINDRPERTPVPEHLDNEDHVSYENDTEKLTAISSPIVIPRNEAAGEKFGQHSGSLPNFSSGTDIMNQHDARYPLSQSLESRSKSLPCAFPPKDDLECPKPDEDKGNHLTHEESGAKDCHDSGEIKGTTLKLPLGDDPSTQNTSPAGNWRLWPFSLRRAGSKDSILPPSLSDAKNTTDGNSLEKTISTDMNKDKPKPKAGSKDSILPPSLSDVKNTTDGNSLENTISTVMDKDKPKPNFKKIKVRETTPTSEQVASLNLKDGMNTVTFTFSTAVLGNQQVDARIYLWKWNTRIVISDVDGTITRSDVLGQFMPLVGIDWSQTGVAHLYSAIKENGYQLLFLSARSISQAYLTRQFLVNLKQDGKVLPDGPVVISPDGLFPSLYREVIRRVPHEFKIACLEGYG from the exons ATGCAAACGGTGGGGAGAATACTGAGTCAGGGCGTGTATACCGTTTCGGGGCCGTTTCATCCGTTCGGAGGCGCCGTCGATATTGTGGTGGTGGAACAAAAAGATGGCAGTTTCAAGTCCTCGCCCTGGTACGTTCGATTCGGCAAATTCCAGGGGGTTTTGAAGTCGAGGGAAAAGGTGGTTGATATCTGTGTCAACGGGGTGCCGGCTGGTTTCCAAATGCATCTCGATCATAAGGGGGAAGCTTACTTTCTCAGGGAAGTCGTTGCACAAGAAGAAGACAATTTGATACTTCCGCCTTCTCCTGTCAATGATAAAGATGATTACTCTCGCAGGTCTAAGAGTTGCGATTATGATGGAGAGGGTGCGGTAAAGACTACTTCTCGCCGTTCAAGAATACTTGGCTTTGTGTTTGGGAGAAGGTCTTTGAAGCAGAGAGAGGGTAATGGTGAAGCGATTGGGAGCAGGGTGGGTTCGTTGGAGCGTGCTGAGATTGCAGCTAACTTGTTAGACCTCAAGTGGTCCACTAATCTCTCCGGGGAACAAGGGCAAAAGGTTCTTGCTAACTCGTCTGGGGACGGTAACGTGGTCGTGGAAGACGATGAGTTGAAAGAGGAAGCTTGTTTTGCTCGTGAGTGTGACTTGAATGGGAAGGAAGTTGTGTATGATATTGCAGAGTCTGACGTGCAAGTTGCGTGCGTGAAGGTGAAGTTTGTGGAAAAGGAATTGAATGGAGAAGTTTCTGGGGTGAGCGCTGTTGATGCATCGGGTGATAATAGTAACGATATTTCCAAAAACGATGTTTCAGCAGATGGGGTTTGCCGTGAAACACCAGAGACCTCCAAGTTGGGCGTGTCGTGTTCTAGTGAGCAAGCTCAAGAGGTGATGTACCTTGCTGGCGCAGAAGAATGTGAAGAAGTCCGCGTCCATGTCCATGATGAAGTCTTGCATCGTACCACTGTACTGCTATCTGAG GGTACAGAAGCTGTGGAAGTTATTGAGAAGACTGATCTTGGGATGCCAGTACTGGGGATCTCTGAGTTCCATTCTGGGGTTAAGCAAATTGATTGTTTGGATTCTGGTGATATTATGTATAATGAGGTGGATATTGAAGAGCAATCGGTATCTACAACATCTCAAACTGTCAAAATTAGCGTAGGACATTTTTCAGGTGAGAAAGTTGAGCCCAATTGTGTTATCAAACCTTCCAGCTACAGCACTCCGGACGACAAAGCCATAAGCGAGAATATGAAGGACAAGGACTCCTTCAGCTCATTATCGACTCCTCTGGACCCTGTTGATGATTGTTTACCTAGAAAAGCATCAAGGAGATCACCATCACAAAGTTCAGAGGATGAAAGATTCCTTTTCAGTGACCTTGATGAAAGTGCAATCAATGATCGACCCGAGAGAACACCCGTCCCTGAACATTTAGATAACGAAGATCACGTTTCTTATGAGAATGACACCGAAAAGTTAACAGCAATATCCAGTCCCATAGTCATTCCTAGAAATGAAGCTGCTGGAGAGAAATTTGGGCAACATTCGGGATCCTTGCCTAACTTTTCTTCTGGAACTGACATTATGAATCAACATGATGCCCGTTACCCTTTAAGTCAATCACTGGAATCAAGATCAAAATCCTTGCCATGTGCATTCCCTCCAAAAGATGATTTAGAATGTCCAAAACCTGATGAAGACAAAGGAAACCACCTAACACACGAGGAGTCAGGTGCCAAGGATTGTCATGATTCTGGGGAAATCAAAGGTACAACTCTGAAGCTTCCCCTTG GAGATGATCCATCAACACAGAACACTTCCCCTGCGGGAAACTGGAGACTTTGGCCTTTCTCCTTGAGGAGAGCAGGATCTAAAGATTCTATATTGCCGCCTTCTCTAAGTGATGCCAAAAACACTACCGATGGTAATTCTCTGGAGAAAACGATTAGCACAGATATGAACAAAGATAAACCCAAACCTAAAGCAGGATCTAAAGATTCTATATTGCCGCCTTCTCTAAGTGATGTCAAAAACACTACTGATGGTAATTCTCTAGAGAATACGATTAGCACAGTTATGGACAAAGATAAACCCAAacccaattttaaaaaaataaaggttagGGAAACAACTCCAACTTCTGAACAGGTAGCCTCCTTGAATCTGAAGGATGGGATGAATACTGTAACCTTCACTTTCTCTACAGCTGTGCTGGGGAATCAGCAG GTCGATGCTCGAATATATCTGTGGAAATGGAACACTCGCATAGTGATCTCTGATGTAGATGGTACAATTACAAG GTCGGATGTTCTTGGTCAGTTCATGCCTTTGGTTGGTATTGATTGGTCACAGACAGGTGTTGCACATTTATACTCCGCTATTAAG
- the LOC114164390 gene encoding phosphatidate phosphatase PAH1-like isoform X4 produces the protein MQTVGRILSQGVYTVSGPFHPFGGAVDIVVVEQKDGSFKSSPWYVRFGKFQGVLKSREKVVDICVNGVPAGFQMHLDHKGEAYFLREVVAQEEDNLILPPSPVNDKDDYSRRSKSCDYDGEGAVKTTSRRSRILGFVFGRRSLKQREGNGEAIGSRVGSLERAEIAANLLDLKWSTNLSGEQGQKVLANSSGDGNVVVEDDELKEEACFARECDLNGKEVVYDIAESDVQVACVKVKFVEKELNGEVSGVSAVDASGDNSNDISKNDVSADGVCRETPETSKLGVSCSSEQAQEVMYLAGAEECEEVRVHVHDEVLHRTTVLLSEGTEAVEVIEKTDLGMPVLGISEFHSGVKQIDCLDSGDIMYNEVDIEEQSVSTTSQTVKISVGHFSGEKVEPNCVIKPSSYSTPDDKAISENMKDKDSFSSLSTPLDPVDDCLPRKASRRSPSQSSEDERFLFSDLDESAINDRPERTPVPEHLDNEDHVSYENDTEKLTAISSPIVIPRNEAAGEKFGQHSGSLPNFSSGTDIMNQHDARYPLSQSLESRSKSLPCAFPPKDDLECPKPDEDKGNHLTHEESGAKDCHDSGEIKGTTLKLPLGDDPSTQNTSPAGNWRLWPFSLRRAGSKDSILPPSLSDAKNTTDGNSLEKTISTDMNKDKPKPKAGSKDSILPPSLSDVKNTTDGNSLENTISTVMDKDKPKPNFKKIKVRETTPTSEQVASLNLKDGMNTVTFTFSTAVLGNQQVDARIYLWKWNTRIVISDVDGTITRSDVLGQFMPLVGIDWSQTGVAHLYSAIKENGYQLLFLSARSISQAYLTRQFLVNLKQDGKVLPDGPVVISPDGLFPSLYREGIRMKSATLRLEFPWEKSS, from the exons ATGCAAACGGTGGGGAGAATACTGAGTCAGGGCGTGTATACCGTTTCGGGGCCGTTTCATCCGTTCGGAGGCGCCGTCGATATTGTGGTGGTGGAACAAAAAGATGGCAGTTTCAAGTCCTCGCCCTGGTACGTTCGATTCGGCAAATTCCAGGGGGTTTTGAAGTCGAGGGAAAAGGTGGTTGATATCTGTGTCAACGGGGTGCCGGCTGGTTTCCAAATGCATCTCGATCATAAGGGGGAAGCTTACTTTCTCAGGGAAGTCGTTGCACAAGAAGAAGACAATTTGATACTTCCGCCTTCTCCTGTCAATGATAAAGATGATTACTCTCGCAGGTCTAAGAGTTGCGATTATGATGGAGAGGGTGCGGTAAAGACTACTTCTCGCCGTTCAAGAATACTTGGCTTTGTGTTTGGGAGAAGGTCTTTGAAGCAGAGAGAGGGTAATGGTGAAGCGATTGGGAGCAGGGTGGGTTCGTTGGAGCGTGCTGAGATTGCAGCTAACTTGTTAGACCTCAAGTGGTCCACTAATCTCTCCGGGGAACAAGGGCAAAAGGTTCTTGCTAACTCGTCTGGGGACGGTAACGTGGTCGTGGAAGACGATGAGTTGAAAGAGGAAGCTTGTTTTGCTCGTGAGTGTGACTTGAATGGGAAGGAAGTTGTGTATGATATTGCAGAGTCTGACGTGCAAGTTGCGTGCGTGAAGGTGAAGTTTGTGGAAAAGGAATTGAATGGAGAAGTTTCTGGGGTGAGCGCTGTTGATGCATCGGGTGATAATAGTAACGATATTTCCAAAAACGATGTTTCAGCAGATGGGGTTTGCCGTGAAACACCAGAGACCTCCAAGTTGGGCGTGTCGTGTTCTAGTGAGCAAGCTCAAGAGGTGATGTACCTTGCTGGCGCAGAAGAATGTGAAGAAGTCCGCGTCCATGTCCATGATGAAGTCTTGCATCGTACCACTGTACTGCTATCTGAG GGTACAGAAGCTGTGGAAGTTATTGAGAAGACTGATCTTGGGATGCCAGTACTGGGGATCTCTGAGTTCCATTCTGGGGTTAAGCAAATTGATTGTTTGGATTCTGGTGATATTATGTATAATGAGGTGGATATTGAAGAGCAATCGGTATCTACAACATCTCAAACTGTCAAAATTAGCGTAGGACATTTTTCAGGTGAGAAAGTTGAGCCCAATTGTGTTATCAAACCTTCCAGCTACAGCACTCCGGACGACAAAGCCATAAGCGAGAATATGAAGGACAAGGACTCCTTCAGCTCATTATCGACTCCTCTGGACCCTGTTGATGATTGTTTACCTAGAAAAGCATCAAGGAGATCACCATCACAAAGTTCAGAGGATGAAAGATTCCTTTTCAGTGACCTTGATGAAAGTGCAATCAATGATCGACCCGAGAGAACACCCGTCCCTGAACATTTAGATAACGAAGATCACGTTTCTTATGAGAATGACACCGAAAAGTTAACAGCAATATCCAGTCCCATAGTCATTCCTAGAAATGAAGCTGCTGGAGAGAAATTTGGGCAACATTCGGGATCCTTGCCTAACTTTTCTTCTGGAACTGACATTATGAATCAACATGATGCCCGTTACCCTTTAAGTCAATCACTGGAATCAAGATCAAAATCCTTGCCATGTGCATTCCCTCCAAAAGATGATTTAGAATGTCCAAAACCTGATGAAGACAAAGGAAACCACCTAACACACGAGGAGTCAGGTGCCAAGGATTGTCATGATTCTGGGGAAATCAAAGGTACAACTCTGAAGCTTCCCCTTG GAGATGATCCATCAACACAGAACACTTCCCCTGCGGGAAACTGGAGACTTTGGCCTTTCTCCTTGAGGAGAGCAGGATCTAAAGATTCTATATTGCCGCCTTCTCTAAGTGATGCCAAAAACACTACCGATGGTAATTCTCTGGAGAAAACGATTAGCACAGATATGAACAAAGATAAACCCAAACCTAAAGCAGGATCTAAAGATTCTATATTGCCGCCTTCTCTAAGTGATGTCAAAAACACTACTGATGGTAATTCTCTAGAGAATACGATTAGCACAGTTATGGACAAAGATAAACCCAAacccaattttaaaaaaataaaggttagGGAAACAACTCCAACTTCTGAACAGGTAGCCTCCTTGAATCTGAAGGATGGGATGAATACTGTAACCTTCACTTTCTCTACAGCTGTGCTGGGGAATCAGCAG GTCGATGCTCGAATATATCTGTGGAAATGGAACACTCGCATAGTGATCTCTGATGTAGATGGTACAATTACAAG GTCGGATGTTCTTGGTCAGTTCATGCCTTTGGTTGGTATTGATTGGTCACAGACAGGTGTTGCACATTTATACTCCGCTATTAAG
- the LOC114164390 gene encoding phosphatidate phosphatase PAH1-like isoform X7 produces MQTVGRILSQGVYTVSGPFHPFGGAVDIVVVEQKDGSFKSSPWYVRFGKFQGVLKSREKVVDICVNGVPAGFQMHLDHKGEAYFLREVVAQEEDNLILPPSPVNDKDDYSRRSKSCDYDGEGAVKTTSRRSRILGFVFGRRSLKQREGNGEAIGSRVGSLERAEIAANLLDLKWSTNLSGEQGQKVLANSSGDGNVVVEDDELKEEACFARECDLNGKEVVYDIAESDVQVACVKVKFVEKELNGEVSGVSAVDASGDNSNDISKNDVSADGVCRETPETSKLGVSCSSEQAQEVMYLAGAEECEEVRVHVHDEVLHRTTVLLSEGTEAVEVIEKTDLGMPVLGISEFHSGVKQIDCLDSGDIMYNEVDIEEQSVSTTSQTVKISVGHFSGEKVEPNCVIKPSSYSTPDDKAISENMKDKDSFSSLSTPLDPVDDCLPRKASRRSPSQSSEDERFLFSDLDESAINDRPERTPVPEHLDNEDHVSYENDTEKLTAISSPIVIPRNEAAGEKFGQHSGSLPNFSSGTDIMNQHDARYPLSQSLESRSKSLPCAFPPKDDLECPKPDEDKGNHLTHEESGAKDCHDSGEIKGTTLKLPLGDDPSTQNTSPAGNWRLWPFSLRRAGSKDSILPPSLSDAKNTTDGNSLEKTISTDMNKDKPKPKAGSKDSILPPSLSDVKNTTDGNSLENTISTVMDKDKPKPNFKKIKVRETTPTSEQVASLNLKDGMNTVTFTFSTAVLGNQQVDARIYLWKWNTRIVISDVDGTITRSDVLGQFMPLVGIDWSQTGVAHLYSAIKENGYQLLFLSARSISQAYLTRQFLVNLKQDGKVLPDGPVVISPDGLFPSLYREGHQGSFSF; encoded by the exons ATGCAAACGGTGGGGAGAATACTGAGTCAGGGCGTGTATACCGTTTCGGGGCCGTTTCATCCGTTCGGAGGCGCCGTCGATATTGTGGTGGTGGAACAAAAAGATGGCAGTTTCAAGTCCTCGCCCTGGTACGTTCGATTCGGCAAATTCCAGGGGGTTTTGAAGTCGAGGGAAAAGGTGGTTGATATCTGTGTCAACGGGGTGCCGGCTGGTTTCCAAATGCATCTCGATCATAAGGGGGAAGCTTACTTTCTCAGGGAAGTCGTTGCACAAGAAGAAGACAATTTGATACTTCCGCCTTCTCCTGTCAATGATAAAGATGATTACTCTCGCAGGTCTAAGAGTTGCGATTATGATGGAGAGGGTGCGGTAAAGACTACTTCTCGCCGTTCAAGAATACTTGGCTTTGTGTTTGGGAGAAGGTCTTTGAAGCAGAGAGAGGGTAATGGTGAAGCGATTGGGAGCAGGGTGGGTTCGTTGGAGCGTGCTGAGATTGCAGCTAACTTGTTAGACCTCAAGTGGTCCACTAATCTCTCCGGGGAACAAGGGCAAAAGGTTCTTGCTAACTCGTCTGGGGACGGTAACGTGGTCGTGGAAGACGATGAGTTGAAAGAGGAAGCTTGTTTTGCTCGTGAGTGTGACTTGAATGGGAAGGAAGTTGTGTATGATATTGCAGAGTCTGACGTGCAAGTTGCGTGCGTGAAGGTGAAGTTTGTGGAAAAGGAATTGAATGGAGAAGTTTCTGGGGTGAGCGCTGTTGATGCATCGGGTGATAATAGTAACGATATTTCCAAAAACGATGTTTCAGCAGATGGGGTTTGCCGTGAAACACCAGAGACCTCCAAGTTGGGCGTGTCGTGTTCTAGTGAGCAAGCTCAAGAGGTGATGTACCTTGCTGGCGCAGAAGAATGTGAAGAAGTCCGCGTCCATGTCCATGATGAAGTCTTGCATCGTACCACTGTACTGCTATCTGAG GGTACAGAAGCTGTGGAAGTTATTGAGAAGACTGATCTTGGGATGCCAGTACTGGGGATCTCTGAGTTCCATTCTGGGGTTAAGCAAATTGATTGTTTGGATTCTGGTGATATTATGTATAATGAGGTGGATATTGAAGAGCAATCGGTATCTACAACATCTCAAACTGTCAAAATTAGCGTAGGACATTTTTCAGGTGAGAAAGTTGAGCCCAATTGTGTTATCAAACCTTCCAGCTACAGCACTCCGGACGACAAAGCCATAAGCGAGAATATGAAGGACAAGGACTCCTTCAGCTCATTATCGACTCCTCTGGACCCTGTTGATGATTGTTTACCTAGAAAAGCATCAAGGAGATCACCATCACAAAGTTCAGAGGATGAAAGATTCCTTTTCAGTGACCTTGATGAAAGTGCAATCAATGATCGACCCGAGAGAACACCCGTCCCTGAACATTTAGATAACGAAGATCACGTTTCTTATGAGAATGACACCGAAAAGTTAACAGCAATATCCAGTCCCATAGTCATTCCTAGAAATGAAGCTGCTGGAGAGAAATTTGGGCAACATTCGGGATCCTTGCCTAACTTTTCTTCTGGAACTGACATTATGAATCAACATGATGCCCGTTACCCTTTAAGTCAATCACTGGAATCAAGATCAAAATCCTTGCCATGTGCATTCCCTCCAAAAGATGATTTAGAATGTCCAAAACCTGATGAAGACAAAGGAAACCACCTAACACACGAGGAGTCAGGTGCCAAGGATTGTCATGATTCTGGGGAAATCAAAGGTACAACTCTGAAGCTTCCCCTTG GAGATGATCCATCAACACAGAACACTTCCCCTGCGGGAAACTGGAGACTTTGGCCTTTCTCCTTGAGGAGAGCAGGATCTAAAGATTCTATATTGCCGCCTTCTCTAAGTGATGCCAAAAACACTACCGATGGTAATTCTCTGGAGAAAACGATTAGCACAGATATGAACAAAGATAAACCCAAACCTAAAGCAGGATCTAAAGATTCTATATTGCCGCCTTCTCTAAGTGATGTCAAAAACACTACTGATGGTAATTCTCTAGAGAATACGATTAGCACAGTTATGGACAAAGATAAACCCAAacccaattttaaaaaaataaaggttagGGAAACAACTCCAACTTCTGAACAGGTAGCCTCCTTGAATCTGAAGGATGGGATGAATACTGTAACCTTCACTTTCTCTACAGCTGTGCTGGGGAATCAGCAG GTCGATGCTCGAATATATCTGTGGAAATGGAACACTCGCATAGTGATCTCTGATGTAGATGGTACAATTACAAG GTCGGATGTTCTTGGTCAGTTCATGCCTTTGGTTGGTATTGATTGGTCACAGACAGGTGTTGCACATTTATACTCCGCTATTAAG
- the LOC114162230 gene encoding BRI1 kinase inhibitor 1-like: METHHQPQKNTENDVQKKTEEGVPKAASPSSSPSHEFSFTISLHSSNATILDKSKTPPSLAVDLSPADDIFFHGHLLPLHLLSHFSSSPRFSTNSVDSFTLPIRDFLEDEKRASCNTSTRSNITIDSITSSNNKENHNNRVTKEETKSKPGFSLFGSSKGRKGCPVRDKEDKENSKQKKKLGYDVMHALKKYLRMVQPLVLFRGKREKVQFHGQAYSHSGNLIRKTKPELRGRRGEFSAPASMRTSPSNSGLLLATANLPPSNDSTMEELQAAIQAAIAHCKNSIAKEEKLNC; encoded by the coding sequence ATGGAAACACATCATCAACCCCAAAAGAACACAGAAAACGATGTGCAAAAGAAAACTGAAGAAGGAGTCCCCAAGGCAGCTTCACCATCCTCTTCCCCTTCTCATGAGTTCTCCTTTACAATCTCTCTCCACTCTTCTAACGCCACAATCCTTGACAAATCCAAAACCCCACCTTCTCTTGCTGTTGATTTATCTCCTGCTGATGACATTTTCTTCCACGGTCACTTGCTTCCCTTACACCTCTTATCTCACTTCTCTTCTTCTCCTCGTTTTTCCACCAACTCCGTCGACAGTTTCACTCTCCCCATCAGAGACTTCTTAGAAGACGAAAAACGTGCCAGCTGCAACACCAGCACCAGGAGCAACATCACCATAGACAGCATTACCAGCTCCAACAACAAAGAAAACCACAACAATAGAGTCACAAAGGAAGAAACCAAGTCCAAGCCTGGTTTCTCATTGTTTGGGTCATCTAAAGGGCGTAAAGGGTGTCCGGTTAGAGACAAAGAAGATAAAGAGAATAGTAAGCAGAAGAAGAAACTCGGGTATGATGTGATGCATGCACTGAAGAAGTACTTGAGAATGGTGCAGCCACTGGTGCTTTTCAGagggaaaagagaaaaggtacAGTTCCATGGACAGGCTTATTCTCATTCAGGGAATTTGATTCGGAAAACCAAACCCGAATTGAGAGGGAGAAGAGGTGAGTTTTCAGCACCGGCTTCTATGAGAACTTCTCCATCAAACAGCGGTCTTCTCCTTGCAACCGCTAATCTTCCTCCTTCCAATGACAGCACCATGGAAGAGTTGCAAGCAGCCATTCAAGCTGCAATTGCTCACTGCAAAAATTCTATTGCAAAAGAAGAGAAGCTCAATTGCTGA
- the LOC114164390 gene encoding phosphatidate phosphatase PAH1-like isoform X6: protein MQTVGRILSQGVYTVSGPFHPFGGAVDIVVVEQKDGSFKSSPWYVRFGKFQGVLKSREKVVDICVNGVPAGFQMHLDHKGEAYFLREVVAQEEDNLILPPSPVNDKDDYSRRSKSCDYDGEGAVKTTSRRSRILGFVFGRRSLKQREGNGEAIGSRVGSLERAEIAANLLDLKWSTNLSGEQGQKVLANSSGDGNVVVEDDELKEEACFARECDLNGKEVVYDIAESDVQVACVKVKFVEKELNGEVSGVSAVDASGDNSNDISKNDVSADGVCRETPETSKLGVSCSSEQAQEVMYLAGAEECEEVRVHVHDEVLHRTTVLLSEGTEAVEVIEKTDLGMPVLGISEFHSGVKQIDCLDSGDIMYNEVDIEEQSVSTTSQTVKISVGHFSGEKVEPNCVIKPSSYSTPDDKAISENMKDKDSFSSLSTPLDPVDDCLPRKASRRSPSQSSEDERFLFSDLDESAINDRPERTPVPEHLDNEDHVSYENDTEKLTAISSPIVIPRNEAAGEKFGQHSGSLPNFSSGTDIMNQHDARYPLSQSLESRSKSLPCAFPPKDDLECPKPDEDKGNHLTHEESGAKDCHDSGEIKGTTLKLPLGDDPSTQNTSPAGNWRLWPFSLRRAGSKDSILPPSLSDAKNTTDGNSLEKTISTDMNKDKPKPKAGSKDSILPPSLSDVKNTTDGNSLENTISTVMDKDKPKPNFKKIKVRETTPTSEQVASLNLKDGMNTVTFTFSTAVLGNQQVDARIYLWKWNTRIVISDVDGTITRSDVLGQFMPLVGIDWSQTGVAHLYSAIKENGYQLLFLSARSISQAYLTRQFLVNLKQDGKVLPDGPVVISPDGLFPSLYREGIRMKSATLRERLL from the exons ATGCAAACGGTGGGGAGAATACTGAGTCAGGGCGTGTATACCGTTTCGGGGCCGTTTCATCCGTTCGGAGGCGCCGTCGATATTGTGGTGGTGGAACAAAAAGATGGCAGTTTCAAGTCCTCGCCCTGGTACGTTCGATTCGGCAAATTCCAGGGGGTTTTGAAGTCGAGGGAAAAGGTGGTTGATATCTGTGTCAACGGGGTGCCGGCTGGTTTCCAAATGCATCTCGATCATAAGGGGGAAGCTTACTTTCTCAGGGAAGTCGTTGCACAAGAAGAAGACAATTTGATACTTCCGCCTTCTCCTGTCAATGATAAAGATGATTACTCTCGCAGGTCTAAGAGTTGCGATTATGATGGAGAGGGTGCGGTAAAGACTACTTCTCGCCGTTCAAGAATACTTGGCTTTGTGTTTGGGAGAAGGTCTTTGAAGCAGAGAGAGGGTAATGGTGAAGCGATTGGGAGCAGGGTGGGTTCGTTGGAGCGTGCTGAGATTGCAGCTAACTTGTTAGACCTCAAGTGGTCCACTAATCTCTCCGGGGAACAAGGGCAAAAGGTTCTTGCTAACTCGTCTGGGGACGGTAACGTGGTCGTGGAAGACGATGAGTTGAAAGAGGAAGCTTGTTTTGCTCGTGAGTGTGACTTGAATGGGAAGGAAGTTGTGTATGATATTGCAGAGTCTGACGTGCAAGTTGCGTGCGTGAAGGTGAAGTTTGTGGAAAAGGAATTGAATGGAGAAGTTTCTGGGGTGAGCGCTGTTGATGCATCGGGTGATAATAGTAACGATATTTCCAAAAACGATGTTTCAGCAGATGGGGTTTGCCGTGAAACACCAGAGACCTCCAAGTTGGGCGTGTCGTGTTCTAGTGAGCAAGCTCAAGAGGTGATGTACCTTGCTGGCGCAGAAGAATGTGAAGAAGTCCGCGTCCATGTCCATGATGAAGTCTTGCATCGTACCACTGTACTGCTATCTGAG GGTACAGAAGCTGTGGAAGTTATTGAGAAGACTGATCTTGGGATGCCAGTACTGGGGATCTCTGAGTTCCATTCTGGGGTTAAGCAAATTGATTGTTTGGATTCTGGTGATATTATGTATAATGAGGTGGATATTGAAGAGCAATCGGTATCTACAACATCTCAAACTGTCAAAATTAGCGTAGGACATTTTTCAGGTGAGAAAGTTGAGCCCAATTGTGTTATCAAACCTTCCAGCTACAGCACTCCGGACGACAAAGCCATAAGCGAGAATATGAAGGACAAGGACTCCTTCAGCTCATTATCGACTCCTCTGGACCCTGTTGATGATTGTTTACCTAGAAAAGCATCAAGGAGATCACCATCACAAAGTTCAGAGGATGAAAGATTCCTTTTCAGTGACCTTGATGAAAGTGCAATCAATGATCGACCCGAGAGAACACCCGTCCCTGAACATTTAGATAACGAAGATCACGTTTCTTATGAGAATGACACCGAAAAGTTAACAGCAATATCCAGTCCCATAGTCATTCCTAGAAATGAAGCTGCTGGAGAGAAATTTGGGCAACATTCGGGATCCTTGCCTAACTTTTCTTCTGGAACTGACATTATGAATCAACATGATGCCCGTTACCCTTTAAGTCAATCACTGGAATCAAGATCAAAATCCTTGCCATGTGCATTCCCTCCAAAAGATGATTTAGAATGTCCAAAACCTGATGAAGACAAAGGAAACCACCTAACACACGAGGAGTCAGGTGCCAAGGATTGTCATGATTCTGGGGAAATCAAAGGTACAACTCTGAAGCTTCCCCTTG GAGATGATCCATCAACACAGAACACTTCCCCTGCGGGAAACTGGAGACTTTGGCCTTTCTCCTTGAGGAGAGCAGGATCTAAAGATTCTATATTGCCGCCTTCTCTAAGTGATGCCAAAAACACTACCGATGGTAATTCTCTGGAGAAAACGATTAGCACAGATATGAACAAAGATAAACCCAAACCTAAAGCAGGATCTAAAGATTCTATATTGCCGCCTTCTCTAAGTGATGTCAAAAACACTACTGATGGTAATTCTCTAGAGAATACGATTAGCACAGTTATGGACAAAGATAAACCCAAacccaattttaaaaaaataaaggttagGGAAACAACTCCAACTTCTGAACAGGTAGCCTCCTTGAATCTGAAGGATGGGATGAATACTGTAACCTTCACTTTCTCTACAGCTGTGCTGGGGAATCAGCAG GTCGATGCTCGAATATATCTGTGGAAATGGAACACTCGCATAGTGATCTCTGATGTAGATGGTACAATTACAAG GTCGGATGTTCTTGGTCAGTTCATGCCTTTGGTTGGTATTGATTGGTCACAGACAGGTGTTGCACATTTATACTCCGCTATTAAG